The Microbacterium oleivorans genome contains the following window.
CCGTATACGCGTGCGCTCATCGCCGCGGCGCCGGGCCTGCGGGCCGGGAGACCGGCGCCGCAGGTCGACGAGCGGACGGAGCGGAACGAGGAGCGAGCGGTCGAGGAGCACGTGCCGCTCCTCGAGGTGACCCGGCTGCGCAAGGAGTTCACCCTCCCGGGGCGACGCCGTCTCGTCGCGGTCGACGACGTGTCGTTCACGGTCGGGCGGGCCGAGACCCTCGCCGTCGTGGGCGAGTCAGGTTCGGGCAAGAGCACCACCGCCCGGCTCGCGCTGCGGCTCGAGCAGCCGACGGCGGGCGGCATCCGCTTCGACGGGGTCGATCTCGTCACCGCCGGACGCGAGCGATTGCGCTCGCTCCGTCGCCGGTTCCAGCTCGTCTACCAGAGCCCGTACGCGTCGCTCGACCCGCGGTTCACGATCGCGGACGTCATCGACGAGCCGCTGCGCGCGTTCGGTGTCGGCGACCGCGCCGCCCGAGCCTCCCGCGTGCGCGAGCTGCTCGATCGCGTCGCGCTCCCCGCCGACACCGCCCGCCGCCGACCCGCCGAGCTGTCGGGCGGGCAGCGCCAGCGCGTCGCGATCGCCCGCGCCCTGGCGACCGACCCCGACCTCGTCGTCCTCGACGAGGCGGTCTCGGCGCTCGACGTCTCGGTGCAGGCGCAGATCCTCGACCTGCTCGTCGAACTGCAGCAGCAGCTGAGGGTGTCCTACCTCTTCATCAGTCACGACCTCGCCGTCGTCCGCGAGATCTCCGACCGCGTCGCGGTGATGCAGAAGGGCCGCGTGGTCGAGCAGGGGCGGACGGCAGAGGTGCTGACGCGGCCACGCGAGGAGTACACGCGCCGCCTCATCGACGCCATCCCCGGGCGCGCCCGCGAGGCCGCCGCATGAGCGGCGCGCCGGGTCTCGCCGAGCAGACGACCGAGCTGCTGCAGCAGCTGATCCGCAACGCCGCGGTCAACGACGGCACCCCCGACTCGGGGCAGGAATGGCGGCAAGTGCGCACGTTGCAGGAGTTCTTCGCCGGCTCCGGCCTCGAGGGCGTCGTCGTCGAGCCGCATCCGGGACGTCAGTCGCTGATCGTGAGGATCGAGGGCACCGATCCCGGCGCACCCTCGCTCGCGCTCGTCGGGCACACGGACGTCGTTCCGGTGGAGCCGGCGGGATGGGAACGCGATCCGTTCGCCGCCGAGATCGTCGACGGCGTGCTGTGGGGGCGGGGAGCGATCGACATGCTGAACCTCACCGCGGCCTATGCCGTCGTCACGCGCGCGCTCGCGACGAGCGGGTTCCGTCCCCGCGGCGACCTCGTCTTCGCGGCGGTCGCCGACGAGGAGAGCGGCAGCAGGTTCGGCGTCGGCTGGCTCACCGAGCACCGGCTCGACCTGATCGACGCCGACTACGTCCTGACCGAGTCGGGCGGCGCGCACGCCGGCTCGACACCCTCGCTCGGCGTCATGGTCGGAGA
Protein-coding sequences here:
- a CDS encoding dipeptide ABC transporter ATP-binding protein, with translation MTAQPAPLLEVDGLGVSYVVDGETRPAVTDVSFSVDRGEVVAIVGESGSGKSTTAHAVIHLLARNARVDAGTVRLDGEDITGLSPRAWREVRGRRIGLIPQDPGTSLNPVKRVGRQVGEPLVIHGLASRRAADRQAVELLGLAGIPEPEARAQQFPHQFSGGMRQRALIAAALAAEPQLVIADEPTSALDVTVQKQILDHIDTLADTLGTAVLLITHDLGVAADRADRIIVMQHGRIVEQGPASAVLADPQHPYTRALIAAAPGLRAGRPAPQVDERTERNEERAVEEHVPLLEVTRLRKEFTLPGRRRLVAVDDVSFTVGRAETLAVVGESGSGKSTTARLALRLEQPTAGGIRFDGVDLVTAGRERLRSLRRRFQLVYQSPYASLDPRFTIADVIDEPLRAFGVGDRAARASRVRELLDRVALPADTARRRPAELSGGQRQRVAIARALATDPDLVVLDEAVSALDVSVQAQILDLLVELQQQLRVSYLFISHDLAVVREISDRVAVMQKGRVVEQGRTAEVLTRPREEYTRRLIDAIPGRAREAAA